A single region of the Candidatus Methanomethylicota archaeon genome encodes:
- a CDS encoding ABC transporter permease — translation MSEFKGYIVRRTVYAIITLFLTITINFFIFRVMPGDPVSIMVSERILKPSVVEEVRAMFGLNLPLWQQYILYIRNLLIGYFGYSFHWKEPVINVIMERMPNTILLMGVSTILSVIIGIVLGVLAAWKRGTKVDVTILTSSLMFYSLPVFWIGMMLLMLFGYYLGIFPIAGTMSRPPPEGFFERIMDLLHHMTLPTITLTLISYGEYTLLMRGTLLDVLTQDYIVTARAKGLSERRVLVKHAMRNALLPTVTAVAISLGFIVSGATLTETVFSWNGVGRLIYDAMMMRDYPVLQGAFLIISISVILANYVADIVYGILDPRIRYGGQEA, via the coding sequence ATGTCGGAATTTAAAGGTTACATCGTTAGAAGGACTGTTTATGCAATAATAACTTTATTCTTAACAATAACGATAAACTTCTTCATATTTAGAGTGATGCCGGGAGATCCTGTTTCAATAATGGTTTCAGAAAGAATACTAAAACCATCGGTAGTTGAAGAAGTTAGAGCAATGTTTGGATTGAATTTGCCATTATGGCAACAGTACATTCTATACATAAGGAATCTGCTTATTGGATATTTTGGATATTCATTTCATTGGAAGGAACCCGTAATAAATGTTATAATGGAGAGGATGCCTAACACAATACTACTCATGGGCGTATCAACCATACTCTCAGTGATCATTGGAATAGTTCTCGGAGTTCTAGCTGCATGGAAGAGGGGGACTAAGGTGGATGTAACAATACTTACAAGCTCACTAATGTTCTATTCACTACCAGTATTTTGGATTGGGATGATGCTATTAATGCTATTTGGATACTATCTTGGAATTTTCCCAATAGCTGGAACTATGAGTAGACCTCCACCAGAAGGATTCTTCGAGAGGATAATGGATTTACTTCACCACATGACATTGCCAACCATAACCCTCACACTGATATCCTATGGCGAATACACCCTCTTAATGAGGGGGACACTATTGGACGTTTTAACACAAGACTACATAGTTACCGCAAGGGCTAAAGGGCTTTCTGAAAGGAGGGTTCTAGTTAAACATGCCATGAGAAATGCACTACTACCAACAGTCACAGCAGTGGCAATAAGCCTTGGATTCATAGTTAGTGGAGCAACGCTAACTGAAACTGTATTTTCATGGAATGGTGTTGGAAGATTAATATATGATGCAATGATGATGAGAGATTACCCAGTACTTCAAGGTGCATTCCTAATAATATCAATATCAGTTATACTGGCAAATTATGTGGCAGACATAGTGTATGGGATACTGGATCCAAGAATTAGATATGGAGGGCAAGAAGCATGA
- a CDS encoding ABC transporter ATP-binding protein encodes MADEILKVINLKKYFTLRRGLLTSLIKREQPTVKAVDGVSFEVKRGEIFGLAGESGCGKTTTGRCILRLIEPTSGKIIFDGRDITSLSQGELKPLRKDMQIIFQDPYEALNPRMKIHDIIAEPLRIQKVCKSRREEEEMVMKMLEEVELTPPEEFIDRLPHELSGGQRQRVAVARAFILKPKLIVADEPVSMLDISIRSEVLNVMLRERDTYGTSIIFITHDLSLARHLCERIAIMYLGKIVEMGSVETILREPKHPYTQALVAAVPVPDPDHKREVIPIKGEVPSALNPPSGCRFHPRCPYAKEICGRIEPEMMTLEDGRIVACHLYTTK; translated from the coding sequence ATGGCTGATGAAATCCTCAAAGTCATAAACTTGAAGAAGTACTTCACACTCAGAAGAGGACTATTAACTTCACTAATAAAACGTGAACAACCAACAGTTAAAGCTGTGGATGGAGTAAGCTTTGAAGTTAAGAGGGGGGAGATATTTGGACTTGCAGGGGAATCCGGATGCGGGAAAACCACAACTGGCAGATGCATACTCAGGTTAATTGAGCCGACAAGCGGCAAAATAATATTTGATGGAAGAGACATAACAAGTCTAAGTCAAGGGGAATTGAAACCATTAAGGAAGGATATGCAAATAATATTCCAAGACCCATACGAAGCATTAAACCCAAGAATGAAGATACACGACATAATTGCAGAACCATTACGAATACAGAAGGTATGTAAAAGTAGGAGGGAAGAGGAGGAAATGGTTATGAAAATGTTAGAAGAAGTGGAATTAACACCACCAGAGGAATTCATAGATAGACTTCCACATGAATTGAGTGGTGGACAAAGACAGAGAGTTGCAGTTGCAAGAGCATTCATATTAAAACCGAAACTCATAGTTGCAGATGAACCAGTATCAATGCTAGACATATCGATTAGAAGTGAAGTTTTAAATGTCATGTTAAGGGAGAGGGATACATATGGAACATCAATAATATTCATAACACATGACCTATCATTAGCCAGACATCTATGTGAAAGGATAGCCATAATGTACCTTGGAAAGATAGTTGAAATGGGAAGTGTGGAAACAATACTCAGAGAACCAAAACATCCATACACACAAGCATTGGTAGCAGCAGTCCCAGTACCAGACCCAGATCATAAAAGGGAAGTCATACCAATAAAGGGGGAAGTTCCAAGCGCCTTAAATCCTCCCAGCGGATGTAGATTCCACCCAAGATGCCCATACGCAAAGGAAATATGTGGAAGAATTGAACCAGAGATGATGACCTTAGAAGATGGCAGAATAGTTGCATGCCACCTATACACCACCAAATGA
- a CDS encoding MFS transporter — translation MGLTSHLRDALQILRGNFLILFLSWILMRFSDPLTYTYYSLFIIELGGSPYVIGLINSLSNIILALTQPFGGYVADFHGRRKIIVSMSFLLAFSNILFILATNWIHVLIGSIISSASLIYIPALTALTADSLPPDKRGLGFSLQRMIGIVSVASPMIAGFLVLNYGIVGGVKLAYIISLILYFMAALVRCRLKETIEVNSYSSISASKLMFNVFHGIVDSIRNSPNSVLRFIFVRAFISLPMHMCFPFFLVYAKYVLGLGEIEWGLLITLYNLSSFISALIVGRFIDVFGRKIPLLLSLILQAIALPIFLYSNFNVLILLFIFWAIFDSILLVSSDAMFADITPRAFRGRIASLLSLFEYILMSIGSFFGGYLYEYLSPQLPFILSMILFLASAILLNVLISEPKVKEI, via the coding sequence ATGGGTTTAACTTCCCATTTAAGGGATGCGCTTCAAATTTTGAGGGGGAACTTTTTAATACTATTTTTAAGCTGGATTTTAATGAGATTTTCAGATCCTTTAACATACACTTACTACTCATTATTCATTATTGAGCTTGGAGGATCTCCATATGTAATTGGCCTCATAAACTCCCTATCCAACATTATTCTGGCTTTAACTCAACCTTTTGGGGGTTATGTAGCGGATTTTCATGGTAGACGTAAGATAATTGTTTCCATGTCATTTTTGTTAGCATTTTCAAATATACTCTTCATATTGGCTACCAATTGGATTCACGTATTAATTGGTTCCATCATTAGTAGTGCCTCCCTAATCTATATTCCAGCTTTAACTGCACTTACGGCTGATTCTCTACCTCCAGATAAGCGTGGTTTAGGTTTCTCCCTTCAAAGGATGATTGGAATAGTTTCCGTAGCTTCTCCCATGATTGCTGGTTTCTTGGTGTTGAATTATGGTATTGTAGGTGGCGTTAAATTGGCTTACATAATATCTCTCATATTATACTTTATGGCTGCATTGGTTAGATGTAGGTTGAAGGAGACTATTGAAGTTAATAGTTACAGTTCTATTTCAGCTTCAAAGCTTATGTTTAATGTGTTTCATGGCATCGTAGATTCCATAAGGAATTCCCCTAATAGCGTTTTGCGTTTCATATTTGTCAGGGCTTTTATATCTCTCCCCATGCACATGTGTTTTCCATTCTTCCTCGTTTATGCTAAGTATGTTTTAGGTTTAGGTGAGATTGAGTGGGGTCTCTTGATAACACTTTACAATTTATCATCATTTATTTCAGCTTTGATCGTTGGTAGATTTATAGATGTTTTTGGTAGGAAGATTCCATTGTTGCTTTCACTTATACTTCAAGCTATTGCACTTCCCATATTCCTATATTCAAATTTCAATGTGCTCATATTGCTCTTCATTTTTTGGGCTATCTTTGATTCCATATTGCTGGTTTCAAGTGATGCTATGTTTGCTGATATAACTCCTAGGGCTTTTAGAGGTAGGATTGCCAGTTTGTTAAGTTTATTTGAATATATTTTGATGTCTATTGGAAGCTTTTTTGGAGGCTACTTATATGAGTATCTTTCTCCACAATTACCATTTATCTTGAGCATGATCCTATTCCTTGCATCAGCCATATTACTTAATGTTTTGATAAGTGAACCTAAGGTTAAAGAGATTTAA
- a CDS encoding lipoate--protein ligase family protein, which translates to MGVWRLIPFLRVNGPLQMGIDEAILTYRCLGKVPNTIRFYQFHPSAVTIGYFQSIYEEVDLDYCSKNGIDVVRRITGGGAVYHDENGEITYSVVAGVDDLPRDIVESYRYICNGLIKALEILGLRGEFKPLNDVVVNGRKISGSAQTRRREAILQHGTFMYSTDISKMANSLRVVPEKLKDKGVQTLEERVITVSKALNRSVSRDEVLKALMEGFEKAFNAEFRVSGLTEGEWNLAAKLAREKYSSKDWNYMV; encoded by the coding sequence ATGGGCGTTTGGAGGCTTATCCCATTCCTTAGGGTTAATGGACCTTTACAGATGGGTATTGATGAGGCTATACTTACTTATAGGTGTCTTGGGAAGGTTCCAAATACCATTCGCTTCTACCAGTTTCATCCAAGTGCCGTAACCATTGGATACTTCCAATCCATATATGAGGAGGTGGATTTGGATTACTGTTCCAAGAATGGTATTGATGTGGTTAGACGTATTACTGGTGGTGGAGCTGTTTATCATGATGAGAATGGTGAGATAACTTACTCCGTTGTGGCTGGGGTTGATGATTTGCCTAGAGACATAGTTGAATCTTACAGGTACATTTGCAATGGCCTCATTAAAGCTCTTGAAATTCTCGGTTTGAGGGGGGAGTTTAAACCATTAAATGATGTTGTTGTTAATGGTAGGAAGATTTCTGGTTCAGCTCAAACTAGGCGTAGGGAGGCTATTTTACAGCATGGAACCTTCATGTACTCCACGGATATATCTAAGATGGCTAATTCACTTAGGGTTGTCCCTGAGAAGCTTAAGGATAAGGGTGTTCAAACCCTTGAGGAGAGGGTTATAACTGTTTCAAAGGCTCTTAATAGGAGTGTTTCTAGAGATGAGGTTTTGAAGGCTTTGATGGAGGGGTTTGAGAAGGCTTTCAATGCTGAATTCAGAGTTTCAGGGCTTACTGAGGGTGAATGGAATTTGGCTGCCAAACTTGCTAGGGAAAAGTATTCTAGCAAGGATTGGAATTACATGGTTTAA
- a CDS encoding ABC transporter permease: MSLSRLMEDYMKSLREFANIFFKNKFGVVGVAILSVFIFMAIFAPQISPYNPMDVKSIGIGKPFSPPAWIKIFNKDIPDDSVFGILGTDELGRDIFSQIVYGSRISLLVGFAASFTAVFIGTIIGLVAGYYGGIIDEVLMRFADILLIIPGLPLMIVLAAILGSSIRNIILVIGITSWPSIARIIRSQVLTVKEMKFVEFARASGCGDNYIIFKHILPNVMPLVYVNAAINIANAILIEAGLSFLGLGDPNNISWGMMLFFAEQYQALLRLAWWYIFPPGICILLVVLSFIFIGHALDEILNPRLRLRR, from the coding sequence ATGAGCCTCTCTAGACTAATGGAGGATTACATGAAAAGCTTAAGGGAGTTTGCAAACATATTCTTCAAAAACAAATTTGGAGTAGTAGGGGTTGCAATTCTATCAGTATTCATATTTATGGCTATATTTGCACCACAAATATCCCCATACAATCCAATGGATGTAAAATCAATTGGAATTGGGAAACCATTCTCGCCACCAGCATGGATAAAGATATTCAATAAAGATATACCAGATGACTCAGTATTTGGAATACTGGGTACAGATGAACTTGGAAGAGACATATTCAGCCAAATAGTCTATGGATCTAGAATATCATTACTAGTTGGATTTGCAGCATCATTTACAGCAGTATTCATTGGAACAATAATAGGGTTGGTGGCTGGATACTATGGTGGAATAATAGATGAGGTATTAATGAGGTTTGCAGATATCCTACTCATAATACCAGGGCTACCATTAATGATAGTATTAGCGGCAATACTTGGATCGAGTATTAGAAACATAATTCTAGTCATAGGGATAACGAGTTGGCCATCCATAGCAAGGATAATAAGATCACAAGTGTTGACTGTGAAGGAGATGAAGTTCGTGGAATTTGCTAGGGCATCTGGTTGTGGAGACAACTACATAATATTCAAACATATACTCCCAAATGTCATGCCACTAGTATATGTTAATGCAGCAATAAATATAGCCAATGCAATACTAATAGAAGCTGGATTAAGCTTCTTAGGATTGGGGGATCCAAACAACATTAGTTGGGGTATGATGTTATTCTTCGCAGAACAATATCAAGCACTACTTAGATTGGCATGGTGGTACATATTCCCACCTGGAATATGCATATTATTGGTGGTATTATCCTTCATATTCATTGGACATGCATTAGATGAAATATTAAATCCAAGATTGAGGTTGAGGAGGTAA
- a CDS encoding radical SAM protein translates to MGGPEDLIWLITSKCNLNCHHCYASLYRFEPDLSYGDIIKILEDAREAGVEHINFTGGEPTLRSDIFEILRYTIDLGISPSIFTNATTINDDIASKLSKLEVYVLTSMDGHCKELYERIRGFNTWEKFISGVKRLLASGVEVQVNISVNKLNYGFVDRILEEALKLGFKRFSMIPTMSSGTANISGLHVGCNEFYKAIKLVEFKAEELGVSVGVWCAPFIGLITSSNRVRYGCCRRWREMDLTPSGRVVLCDVLNIEVSDVRVWGVRGAWKRYIENPIVQSVRSPKPIPPCDDCGLWENCMGGCYARAYMMFGKLNMPDPLCPKVSETYLNSKSN, encoded by the coding sequence ATGGGTGGACCTGAAGATTTAATATGGCTTATAACTTCAAAATGTAACTTGAATTGTCATCATTGCTATGCCAGTTTATATCGCTTTGAACCTGATTTAAGTTATGGTGATATAATAAAGATTTTGGAAGATGCCCGTGAAGCTGGCGTTGAGCATATAAATTTTACTGGTGGAGAACCTACACTTAGAAGTGATATCTTTGAAATATTGAGGTATACTATTGATTTAGGCATTTCACCTTCAATATTCACAAATGCCACAACCATCAATGATGATATAGCATCAAAACTCTCCAAGCTTGAAGTTTACGTTTTAACTAGTATGGATGGTCATTGTAAGGAGTTGTATGAAAGGATTAGGGGGTTTAACACTTGGGAGAAATTTATTTCTGGAGTTAAGAGGCTATTGGCTTCTGGTGTTGAAGTTCAAGTGAATATTTCTGTTAATAAGTTGAATTATGGTTTTGTTGATAGAATTCTTGAGGAGGCTTTAAAACTCGGATTTAAAAGATTCTCAATGATTCCAACAATGTCTTCAGGTACAGCTAACATTAGTGGTTTGCATGTGGGTTGCAATGAATTCTATAAAGCCATTAAATTGGTTGAGTTTAAGGCTGAGGAGCTTGGGGTTAGTGTTGGGGTTTGGTGTGCTCCCTTCATTGGGTTGATAACTTCTTCCAATAGGGTTAGGTATGGTTGTTGTAGGAGGTGGAGGGAAATGGATTTAACCCCCTCTGGTAGAGTTGTTCTATGTGATGTTTTAAACATTGAGGTTAGTGATGTTAGAGTTTGGGGGGTTAGGGGTGCTTGGAAGAGGTATATTGAAAACCCAATTGTTCAGAGTGTTAGAAGTCCGAAGCCTATTCCTCCATGTGATGATTGTGGATTGTGGGAGAATTGTATGGGTGGCTGTTATGCTAGAGCTTACATGATGTTTGGGAAGCTCAATATGCCAGACCCACTATGCCCAAAAGTTTCTGAAACTTATTTGAATTCCAAATCTAATTAG
- a CDS encoding HAD-IIA family hydrolase, whose amino-acid sequence MSFPYELLIVDLDGVVWRGKHIIERNVEALRILNDLGVKLVFASNNSSISRRGYATKLTDILGFKVPVNHVFNSGYLASKWIMDNYGSMKVYPIGEDGLIEELTLMGHTVVDDVLSIEAVVVGLDRNLTYKKLETAHKAITMNKALFVACNDDHVLPVDEGTIPGAGAIVAFLIKSTGLNPIFTAGKPNKYLADLLLKSMGVAKDKVLVVGDRCDMDVIFALNSGLDSLLVFTGLTKPDTPLTIKPKYAFMDLLEFLEFYL is encoded by the coding sequence ATGAGTTTTCCATATGAATTGTTGATTGTGGATTTGGATGGTGTTGTCTGGAGGGGTAAACACATTATTGAGAGGAATGTTGAGGCCTTGAGGATTCTTAATGATTTGGGGGTTAAACTTGTATTTGCATCGAATAATTCCAGTATTAGCCGTAGGGGTTATGCAACTAAACTTACTGATATACTTGGATTCAAAGTTCCAGTAAATCATGTTTTCAATAGTGGTTATCTTGCATCTAAATGGATTATGGATAATTATGGCTCTATGAAGGTTTACCCTATTGGTGAAGATGGTTTAATCGAGGAGCTTACACTTATGGGTCATACGGTCGTTGATGATGTTTTGAGCATTGAAGCCGTCGTTGTTGGTTTAGATAGAAATCTAACATATAAGAAGCTTGAAACAGCCCATAAAGCTATAACCATGAATAAGGCATTATTCGTTGCATGTAATGATGACCACGTTTTACCAGTGGATGAGGGAACAATTCCTGGCGCTGGAGCCATAGTGGCATTTCTAATTAAGAGTACTGGTCTAAATCCAATATTTACAGCTGGAAAACCAAATAAGTATCTCGCTGATCTATTGCTGAAATCTATGGGTGTAGCTAAGGATAAGGTTTTAGTCGTTGGTGATAGATGCGATATGGATGTAATATTCGCATTGAATTCCGGCTTAGATAGTTTACTGGTCTTTACTGGTTTAACCAAACCTGATACTCCATTAACCATTAAACCCAAGTACGCATTTATGGATCTACTTGAATTTTTAGAGTTTTATTTATAA
- a CDS encoding ABC transporter substrate-binding protein: protein MEIEELNIQIMLLLLIIALNPMITVYAHNYQPLIKEAVEYDYKGPRCDELYIVVIATPEAQMLALKKGEIDVLGWPGVQPLQVAEVMADPKLHVITSEVTEYYPLVFNVRKYPFNITDFRRAIAYCIDRKKIVEILLLGYGRVATSCIPKAHGIWHNPNVTQYEYNPAKAAEILDRLGFIDTDKDGIRNDPKTGRNLPDMYIMIPSYDPIRIRMAQLISGWAAEVGLPIKAAPTEHGTMIDKIVGEHDFDMCCWTYGWYPPWDPISLLYHSSQDVPWGWNDPGIRNSTWDALIDEILSTPSMDELKKYIWKFQEWHMQLIPDFPLFERLMIDAYRTDKTEGWLPMLGAGILNFWSYMNVHEKGKLFGGKIKYPVQRETKTLNPCKVTSGWDYEVIDKVYDTLMKRDLSNNYIPWMARSWDVKIFPENKTQIITFYLYENITWHDGKPLTGEDVKFTIEYYRDYQVPPYLPYVSSVYKVEVPSKYTVKIYLNNTSVIALYNIGTMLYILPKHLWYNVTNPMEYEPKVPIGSGPFKFVEWVKGEYVKLVYNDKYFRLPKERIIVPFELSNLRITPSKAYVGDIVSVTVTIKNKGYIERSQEIQFKVAGKVEDKKTITLAPGQSIDITFTTTKDKAGEYMIEVDGLSGKVTFEERPAVLPAYQTIAGTIIAIAIVAAVVYYVARKRSK from the coding sequence ATGGAAATTGAAGAATTAAATATACAAATAATGCTACTATTGTTGATAATTGCATTAAACCCAATGATAACAGTGTACGCACATAATTATCAACCATTAATTAAGGAAGCCGTCGAATATGATTATAAGGGTCCAAGGTGTGATGAACTATACATAGTGGTCATAGCTACCCCTGAAGCTCAAATGTTAGCGTTAAAGAAGGGGGAGATAGATGTTTTAGGTTGGCCTGGAGTTCAACCATTACAAGTAGCAGAAGTAATGGCAGATCCAAAGCTTCACGTAATAACAAGTGAAGTAACCGAATACTATCCACTGGTGTTTAACGTTAGGAAGTACCCATTCAATATAACTGATTTCAGAAGAGCGATAGCATATTGTATTGATAGGAAGAAGATCGTTGAAATACTGCTACTGGGTTATGGTAGGGTTGCAACTAGCTGTATACCAAAAGCTCATGGTATATGGCACAACCCGAATGTAACACAATACGAATACAACCCAGCAAAAGCCGCTGAAATTCTAGATAGATTGGGATTTATAGATACTGATAAGGATGGTATAAGGAATGATCCTAAAACTGGTAGAAATCTACCAGACATGTATATAATGATACCATCATACGATCCAATAAGAATTAGAATGGCTCAATTAATAAGTGGATGGGCTGCTGAAGTTGGTTTACCAATAAAGGCTGCACCGACAGAACATGGAACCATGATAGATAAGATAGTGGGTGAACATGACTTTGATATGTGTTGTTGGACTTATGGTTGGTATCCCCCATGGGATCCAATATCACTACTATACCATTCATCGCAAGATGTTCCGTGGGGTTGGAATGATCCTGGAATTAGGAATTCAACGTGGGATGCATTGATAGATGAAATATTGAGTACACCGAGTATGGATGAATTGAAGAAGTATATTTGGAAATTCCAAGAATGGCACATGCAATTAATACCAGACTTCCCACTATTCGAAAGACTAATGATAGACGCATACAGAACAGATAAAACTGAAGGATGGCTTCCAATGCTTGGAGCTGGAATACTGAACTTCTGGTCTTACATGAATGTACATGAAAAGGGGAAGCTCTTCGGAGGGAAGATAAAGTATCCAGTTCAAAGGGAGACTAAAACTTTAAACCCATGTAAAGTGACATCAGGCTGGGATTATGAGGTCATAGACAAAGTGTATGATACATTGATGAAGCGTGATTTAAGCAACAATTATATTCCGTGGATGGCTAGATCGTGGGATGTTAAGATATTTCCGGAGAATAAGACTCAGATAATAACATTCTATTTGTATGAGAATATAACTTGGCATGATGGTAAACCATTAACTGGAGAAGACGTTAAATTCACAATAGAATACTACAGAGATTACCAGGTTCCACCATACCTACCATATGTTTCATCAGTGTATAAGGTTGAAGTTCCAAGTAAGTATACTGTGAAGATTTATTTGAATAATACTTCAGTTATAGCATTATATAATATTGGTACAATGCTATACATATTGCCGAAACACTTGTGGTATAATGTGACTAACCCAATGGAATATGAACCAAAAGTACCCATAGGTTCTGGACCATTCAAATTCGTTGAATGGGTTAAGGGAGAGTATGTTAAGCTCGTCTATAATGACAAATACTTTAGATTACCAAAGGAGAGGATTATAGTGCCATTTGAATTGTCGAATTTGAGGATTACACCATCAAAGGCTTATGTTGGAGATATAGTGTCTGTAACTGTGACTATTAAGAATAAGGGGTATATTGAAAGATCTCAAGAGATACAGTTTAAAGTTGCAGGTAAGGTTGAAGATAAGAAGACTATTACATTGGCTCCAGGCCAATCAATAGACATAACATTCACAACAACGAAGGATAAAGCTGGAGAATATATGATTGAAGTTGATGGATTAAGTGGGAAAGTTACATTTGAAGAGAGGCCTGCAGTACTACCAGCATACCAAACAATAGCAGGAACAATAATTGCAATAGCCATTGTTGCAGCGGTAGTATATTACGTAGCCAGAAAGAGAAGTAAATGA
- a CDS encoding ABC transporter ATP-binding protein, translating to MPLLQVRNLKTYYQTARGYVKAVDGVNFQISEGEVFGLAGESGCGKTTVALSIIRLLPPGGRIIDGEIMFNDKNILAMSEEDIRKIRWKKIAIVFQGAMNALNPVMKVGDQIVEAITTHEDVSKEEAWRRAEKLLEMVGIEPSRAKDYPHEFSGGMKQRVMIAMALACNPQLLIADEPATALDVIVQAQILKLMRDLQRKMNLSMMLITHDLSIIAETCNKVAIMYAGKIVEYADTKRIFREPQHPYTRGLIGAFPSIKGPRRKLISIPGTPPDLLNPPSGCRFHPRCPYTNNKCKSIEPEIKDLGGEHYVACHMPW from the coding sequence ATGCCACTACTACAAGTTAGAAATCTGAAAACATACTACCAAACAGCAAGGGGATATGTGAAGGCAGTTGATGGAGTAAACTTCCAAATAAGTGAGGGAGAAGTTTTCGGACTTGCAGGGGAATCCGGATGCGGGAAAACCACAGTTGCACTATCAATAATAAGACTACTACCACCAGGGGGTAGGATAATCGATGGGGAAATAATGTTCAATGATAAAAACATATTAGCGATGAGCGAAGAAGATATTAGGAAGATTAGATGGAAGAAGATTGCAATAGTATTTCAGGGGGCTATGAATGCATTAAATCCAGTAATGAAGGTTGGAGATCAAATAGTGGAAGCAATAACCACACATGAAGATGTAAGTAAGGAAGAGGCTTGGAGGAGAGCTGAAAAGTTGTTGGAGATGGTGGGCATAGAACCATCAAGAGCAAAGGATTACCCACATGAATTTAGTGGTGGAATGAAGCAGAGAGTTATGATAGCAATGGCATTAGCATGCAACCCACAATTACTAATAGCAGATGAACCTGCAACAGCACTGGACGTTATAGTTCAAGCACAAATACTAAAATTGATGAGAGACCTCCAAAGGAAGATGAATCTATCCATGATGCTAATAACCCACGACCTATCAATAATAGCTGAAACATGCAATAAAGTGGCAATAATGTATGCTGGGAAGATCGTGGAATATGCAGATACTAAGAGAATATTCAGAGAGCCACAACACCCATACACAAGGGGGCTTATAGGTGCATTCCCAAGTATAAAGGGGCCGAGGAGAAAGCTCATATCAATACCTGGAACACCACCAGACCTACTAAACCCACCAAGTGGATGCAGATTCCACCCAAGATGCCCATACACCAATAATAAATGTAAAAGCATAGAACCTGAAATCAAAGATCTTGGTGGAGAACACTACGTTGCATGCCACATGCCGTGGTGA
- a CDS encoding radical SAM protein — protein MVKGYKPLPLFPSISITGDKCGLKCKFCEGRVLGEMLQAESPHELYELIRFLKGRYGIVGVLISGGFDRSGRLPIKPFTSTLREIKRDFDLVVSVHGGLMDSTYASMLRDCGVDIVDFTLYDPKTMRDVVGLNADWNAILSSLESVYSYGPSYIAPHILVGSYFGKVSEEENLIRLLKDFNPYILIFLSLLPVKGTEFQNIPPVGVDEFLKLFNYARNVLPSAELTLGCMRVRGEYSISLEKSLWSAGLLDRIVLPNYVKVDRMMPFCCSLPVELEEAILSKLNSKVLEQFSF, from the coding sequence TTGGTTAAGGGTTATAAGCCCCTCCCCCTCTTCCCCTCAATATCCATAACTGGAGATAAATGTGGATTGAAGTGTAAGTTTTGTGAGGGTAGAGTTCTTGGGGAGATGCTTCAAGCTGAGTCTCCACATGAATTATATGAGTTGATAAGGTTTCTTAAGGGTAGGTATGGTATTGTTGGTGTTCTTATTAGTGGTGGTTTTGATCGTAGTGGTAGGCTTCCAATAAAACCCTTTACATCCACTCTTCGTGAGATTAAGAGGGATTTCGATTTGGTGGTTAGTGTTCATGGAGGTTTAATGGATTCCACATATGCCAGTATGCTTAGAGATTGTGGGGTCGACATCGTTGATTTCACTCTTTACGACCCTAAAACCATGAGGGATGTTGTTGGGCTAAATGCTGATTGGAATGCTATACTGAGTTCCCTGGAATCTGTTTATAGTTATGGGCCAAGCTACATTGCACCACACATTCTGGTTGGTTCATATTTTGGCAAAGTTTCTGAAGAGGAGAATTTAATAAGGCTCCTTAAGGATTTCAATCCATATATACTCATATTCCTATCCCTCCTCCCAGTTAAGGGGACTGAGTTTCAAAATATCCCTCCAGTTGGCGTTGATGAATTCCTCAAACTCTTTAATTATGCTAGGAATGTTCTTCCCAGCGCCGAGTTGACTCTAGGTTGCATGAGGGTTAGGGGTGAATATTCAATATCACTTGAGAAGTCTTTATGGAGTGCTGGCCTCCTAGATAGAATTGTTCTACCAAATTATGTTAAGGTGGATCGCATGATGCCTTTCTGCTGTTCACTTCCAGTAGAGCTAGAGGAAGCCATCCTATCTAAGCTGAATTCTAAAGTGTTGGAGCAATTTTCATTCTAG